A region of the Scatophagus argus isolate fScaArg1 chromosome 14, fScaArg1.pri, whole genome shotgun sequence genome:
CAGAGTTCCAATCCCgaacttcctgttgttttcaaaCCACAAGCTGCCGTCACTTTCAGCTCACGCAATGCGTTCACCTCATCTGCCCTGCGACTCTCGCCTCGCAGTCCGACGCTTTCATGtactcacacaaaaacacatctagTAATTGCAGTCATTTATAAGGCTATTATTTACAAGTGTCATGATTGTGCAAGTAGCAAAGTGAGAACAGCAGTGATGTTTCTCTGAACGTCACCACTGAGCTCCAGGCTTCCCTTTTAAAGTCAGTCAGGCCTTGTGAGTGTGGCAGCAAGCTGGAGGTGGATGGTAAATTTATACAGTGTTTAATTTATTGATCTGAGTCAGCCTGACGTTTGTGATTTCATATTAATGGCCCAACTCTCTCAGACGGCATTTAATTTGGTGTTATCAGAATCACTAACAGGAACACAGCTGTGCTGTCTCATCAGCCGTGCCGAGGGACAAGGAGGAAAGCGGGCTGGGACCTTAACAAATCAGCTGCAAATGACAagactgatttgatttttcattttggcatgGGAGAGGAGCATATTTTCAGGCTGAAAATGGAAAAGGGTACATTAATTCATTAGCATGAAATATAACTTCAGCTGGAATTTGGAGTTGTTATCATTGCTCTGGGGAGAGGCAGCGCGTCGCGGGGCCCTGCAGCTCACATCAAATCCCCAGCCAAGGTTGTGCAAATTGAGTGAAAGCACAGCCTGACTGACACACAGGATAGATGGCTGCTGTAGCTGGTAGTTTGCCAAGAAAGTCATACCCTACAGTCCTCTAGCCCACCGCTTTTAAATATAGAAGACCATATGTCCAGagcaaatggaaaaagagaaggcGAGTGCCAGTAACAGTAATGAGACGTGCAACAAACTGGCCCGAGATATGAGTCTGACATTTTATCACCCGAATGTCctctttttattgcttttcatttagtttcatttaGTGCAATGCGCGAAATCTGTCCGTTGCGTCTGTGATTATGGCGGCTTTTCTAATGCCTGTCAACCAAGATGCTGTGTCTCCACAGATATTGAtgagaaagaacagaacagataGTTTCAGAAATCGGCCCTCAGCTTGAGTCTccagttttaatttttacttcTTCTCCACTATGTTCCAACCTGTTCTGATCAGTCCCGCGTACAACCTTCCTGTTAACTTTTTATGGAGAGCAGAAGATGCACAGTCAGGTGACTTTCGTTGTCATGGTAACAAAAATAAACGTGTCATTTAGCTTTGTGAAACAGTCGCAGTTTGGATTAAAATAAGTAAGTCCAGTAATGATTTATGATTTCATGTGAAATACAAACACTGACCTCCTGAGTGAAAGTCCAACCTCCACAGGATCATAAGTATGTCCTGCTAGCTATTTGAATGTCTGCTGGGCCGAAGATGGACAAGTTGAAAAATGCTACGTTCAACAATCAATtagtctgtttgtctgtctgtggtttGGTGTTGGGCAGGTAGCGTACAGTACAGCATACAGAAAACACTCGTAGACAGACACAAGGCCAGCAAGCTGAGGGAAACAGCTTCGATaatttgaaaaaacacaagctgcaTTTAGCAAAAAATTTAGCTTTTTCAGCTTCAGGTGATTAACAGTGAGCTGAAAAAAAAGGCTTCATTTAGCCACATGGAACTCCAGCTCTGCTTAAACAATAattgtatatatacataatTTGTTATTGTTACATTCCATTGTTGAAATTTGAATTCTGTTGCTAGgataaacattttgtttacattcagttCAGCGATGCTGCCTTTAGTGCATTTTGACCACTGATAATATCCTTCAGATAAGGTTATGAAGATAAGGATATTTATAGCCATGGATAAAAgtcaagaaaaaggaaaacagggtAAGCTGGACTTTAACGCAGGGTcgttatgcagatgacacccAGCTTAACCTCTCTGAATTACACTGCTGCacacttttactgttttcagagtttaaaaatgtgaaaagcttCTTACAGTAAGTCTAAGCTTATATTTACTGATCATTTTTTGCCCTTTGTTCAGGACCTGTTGaattaagactttttaaaatttctactttttaaaaaaaatattgccaTGTCTtagagtgttgtttttttgcagatgCTTTTATTGTTTGCCTTATTTGCAGTCAAATCctttattctctgtttttctctctgatttttACTCATCTCAAATTCATCATCAAACTTTTTTAAAAGGTACACAGAAATAAGGTTGTCATTCCTCTTATTATATcttattgtgtgttgtgtttgtgctctgattTCACAGTTGGTCCATCAAATCGATATGTGCTGTGCCAGATGCCACCAGAATGGGCGACTCTGCCTGTACACAAAGGTTGTCAGTCTTCTACAAAACGCAGCAGCATCGCAGTTTATACAAAGAGACGGCGAAACAACATACTCATTTATAAGGGATTCATTTGCCCATCTGCTCCTGCGAAGATGCCGATGTCAGTGCTGCACCCACCGCCAAGATCCAGAACCTTCGGGATGAAGCTTGCAATGCTACAGGAGAAgctcagagctgaggctgaAGCTCAGGAAGAAACCTCAGAACCTGAAAGGATCAGAGTGGAAGTTCCTGCAGCGAGCGGCGCACCAGAAGAACATCCTGTCGAAGCTGTGTGCAAAACGCCAGACGGTGAAGAAACAACCATCGAGCCTAAACAGAAGATAGAAGGAGTCGAGGAAACCGACACCGATTTTCTGCCTCTAGAAGAAATCCTCGACATTGAGGAAAGCGCTTCTCCAGTCCCGCCCAAAGGAGGGACAGATGACTTTTGGGATTGTTTTGAACCTAGGGAGGACATGACAATAGACATGGACTCTTTTTGTTTGAACTCAGATTTTTTTATGCAGCTGCTCAGTCCAGCCACGCCTGCTGACAGTGATGGCGATGACTTCTCCCTTGAAAACTTCCTAAACCTGGATTAGTGTGAAGGCTGTGGATtccaaatgttttgtgaaaaatatgttCTGAATAACAATTAAATTGTGTCTTTTCCTGGACAAACTCATCCTGAGTCCACACTACTAACTTCAGTATGAGAACAGAGACACCCAGTAGTCTGTTTGCAAACCCCACTGAAATCCCGTTTACATGCAACAACTGACAATATCACACAGTTAGCATTAATCTAACGGATTAATGCTGATTAGTGGGATAGGCCTACTTTACTGTGTGTAATGAGTAATACgctaaaaaaatacacagaacatTATGCATGAGTTTAGATATCCACATTGCAAAAAATATTGCTGCACAGGTACAGCATAAGTAATTATTTTTGAGAATTTAGCTTCATCTGAAGTGTTTTCCAACAGACGAAAGCCTGCAGGTGTGAGGAGTCGAGCGGTTGGTTTGTAAAATGCACGTCAAGTTAGCGAGTTAGCTTCCCCAGCTATGACAAAGTGCAGAGAACAGCTGCTTCCTGAAGCTTAAGCATCTTCCTCCAGCAGGGAAGCTCAGCCCCGGTGTGGAGGGAGACGGTCTCACGGTGTGGAGGGAGACGGTCCCACTGTGTGGAGGGAGACGGTCTCACGGTGTGGAGGGAGACGGTCCCACGTGAGGCTGTTGGTCAGTTTATGAGTGACATATTGTCTCAGCCATTCCTGTCTCAAAAGCAGTGGAAATTTACAttcagcaacaacacacacagagttgggctaaacatcacacacatgctgctgccACACCgccacaacacaaacagtcgGAGGGCTTGTTTGCCTTCGCTCGCCTCCTGCATCCTGTATGTTTCTCTGCGCCTCGTAATGCGTATCGATCGTCTCCACGCGgctttgattgattttgtttgttttgccaaaGATTAAAGTCGTGACCCTCTTGCAAACGCCAAGAACATGTTTAACTGATTCACTTGTGATGCCAAACCATGGCTGTAATCAGACTAAAGGTCATGTAGTAAGTCCTCAGGACTAACAATACCCGAGGCAGAGCGAAGATCTCGGAGTTGTGGTTCTCTCTCCAAACCTAACGTCTTTTCTCGGCgcactgctgttgttgtgtgacatatttttacatgttaaagctgaaaagctaaaacacacaaacatacacacacacacacatacagccaaCAATTATCTGTTGCGCAAAGTCAGCCTCCTGACCCTCTTCTGAACACAAAGACTTTGCTTCTACAAAGTCAAGCAATCGCTGCATCAAGCCTCCTGCAGTTTGTGTGCTTTATCCCGCTCTAATTGCCTAACTCCAATGTTAATAAGTTTCCTCAGCCGTGCCGTAATCCCTGCAGAAAAAATTATCAAGGAATTACATATGCTGCAAAACAAACcttgtgactgttttttttttaaataaacgaCTTTATAATCCATCAGAGGAATACAAATGTCATTtcacaagacagacagaagacaagGCGAGAACAGGCCTCTGACTCTTTACTTATTTCCCCAGCTGTCAAGCCTCAGACGTTAAATCCAAATCTGTGCTAGTCAGAGCTCTAATGCAAAGTCTCAGCAGCAGATTTGTATGAATGGCTGCATGCGGTTTAGATACCCTGCAGAGTTTCTCTAATGAAGTGTATTGACATTGCAGTGGCAGTGCAGAGTTACCACTTGGGTGTTTATGTGGTGCATGTTAGTTGCCATATCTCTGCTGGGGAATTTAAATACAGCCAATGCGTTGCCCTGCCTGCCTCTGCTCACACCTCCAGTACGTTTATTAGAGCCTCCTTTGGTCCATTATGCTCTTCCATGTGTCCTGTGCCTGCATTTGGGTCCTTCCCCTTTAAACCTTAAACTGTGACAGTTGACCCAGATTCCCCAAGACCACTCAGGTCTGCACTGAGCAGCTCAGGTCCCCTCTCAGGTCAGCATCTGGTCCCGAAGGTCACACGTCTCCTCCAtttccctgctgctgcacagaacCACACATAAGTTTATTCACCGCCAACGCTGCCACATCAGACAGGCTCCGCGTGCGTGCTGTCATGCTACGCTGCACTTGTGGAAGTCTTCAGAAAAACCCCAAACCGCTCACATTCAAAGGAGCTGCCCTCGCCAAGACAGCAGCCGCCTCACTCGCAGCGTTGGTTTCTTCAGGACGGGACCCCCCGCTGACACCCGAGTCCGCTCAGCGAGAGGCTTGTCAGCCTCGACAGCCCTGCTCAGAGAAATGTCGCCGGTGGATGTGAGCGTTGTGTCTTCGTGTCCCTCCGCTTGCTCTTTTCAGTGTGATAAGTTTCAGTTCTGGACGAGTTGCTCACAGTTGAGCGAGCTTAGCGACGTTTGATGTTATTTCTTTATTGCCTTGTTTGGCATCTGCGGCCTCTGGCGAGCCATACGGCCTGTCAATGGAGAGCCTTCAGGCATCGTGAGTGCTGTGACACATGCTCACGCTCTCTAATAATCACCTTTGTTCAACTGTGTTGCTCTATTACAGTGTGTAACTATGACTGTGGCCTTATTTCCCACATGACggagatgatgatggtgatgatagTTAACCcactttaacactttaacaCTGGCTCATTGTGACCATGCTGGGCTCCCAGAGAAGTGCTTTGAGTGGGAAGGAATCGTGAAGCGGCTTCACACATACTTATGACAAATACATGAGTTGTCCATCAGCAGAACAGCCTGGACAATAActatttaaaatgtctttaaattaaaattttctttaAGTTCCGTTATGGCTTCGTTTATattgattgtttattttcattgtgtttttttcattaggcactataaagacaaaagtattgggacacttgacctttacaccaacatcTGTAacgacatcacattctaaatacacaaacagctttgcagccacaAGAACTTCTCCTCCTCtaggaaggcttttcacaagattttggagcacctcatcttgtcttgtctccgttccagttcatcccaaaggtgttggatggggttgaggtcaggactctgtgtaggccagtcaagttcttccacaccaaactcatccaaccatgctttgctttgtgcactggggcacagtcatgctggaatagaaaagggccttcaacaaactgttgccacaaagttggaagcatagcattgtccaaaatgtcttggtatgctgaagcattaagatttcccttcactggaagtcaggggccgagcccgaACCCTCAAAAACAGACCCATtgagaggggtgtctggatacctTTGTCTAGAGGTGCAAAGGCAGCGAGCAAAGCCTTTTGTTCAAACACTAAAATGATCCACGTCGTCATCTTAATATTCCATCGCCAACTAGTGTTTGCTTACAGTGCGAAGCTGCTAAGAAGTCTGAGGCGTGTGTGTGACCTGATCTGAGctgttcagtgtgtgtcagtgagctTTTAGTGCTTCTGTATCGGTTATCGTGGATGAGACTGTcccaacatcagtgtgtaaaACATTAATGCCTTTGACTACCAGCTGCtttaacatttcaaatttaAGACAGCCACACACGGCTGCGTTGTGTCTCTGTGCTTCTCATAGTGAGTGGATATTTAATACAGTGGAAAAGCCTCTTTCCTCCTGGGAGACGTCGCTCTCTTCGGCACCTTTTTATTAAGCTGTAGAAATGGTTGTAGCAGCTTTGTCTGTGTTCTCAGTCAGACTGAATTTGCAGGTATTAGTGTAAAAAAGGGTCAAGTGTAATGTGGAATGaactggtgttggtggtgtgtATGAGGGAGGATAGAATTGATAAAACGTGTTTGGTGGTGAAGTCAAACTGGTGATGTTTTCCAGAAAGGCGGGAGAGCAGGAAAGTAAATGAAAGGGATGCATATGAGCAATTCAATATATCTGTGCACATTACTCATCCGTTCAATTGACAGTTTATTGGCCCGCTGTAAAGCTGCATTCTCATTTGTACTGCAGGACTAATGAAGGGTTGGCAGTGCCAAAGTAATCAGCTGACATATGTCATTTTTATGAAAAGGGAATTATTCTAATGCGTATTATGGGTGAGTCACCACTCCGAGGCCACATTTGCAACTCGCTCCTTGTTATCTCCCTGCTGTTAATTAAGATAGGTGAACTGAAGAGCTTGGGAACTGGATTTCTCTCTGAATTAAACATACAAATGTGAATTGGCCTGCAGTCAGGCTTTGCCTTTGACATTTCACTGGTCTTCAAACGGCGCTTTATATTGCAGGAGCCAGAGGATGTTTCCTGCTGCTTTATGAGTGAGGAGTATGAAGTGCCCAGGGCCCCAACATGGGAGGGCCCTCCACACGCCTGGAATTAGAGCTCTATATCTGcaatactgaaataaataatcactGCTGGTTAGATCagtcatttgacattttcatattGATTCTTGTACACTGACTATGTTGTATTTAAAACTGGATTTTGTGATGTCACGCCCTCTGGAGGAGTCAATTCAATACCTTTGCTGGCAGCAAAAGAACAAGACAAAGAGTGTGAAGTAAACAGTAAACGTTGAGGTAACACCTGAAGTCTCCGTGTGAGCCGATCCTCATTCACGTGGAGGACTGCACGGCGAATGGAAACGCTTTGATGGGTTTGCCTCAGCGTTTGGTGGCTCAAATCGGAGGCCATCTGGGCtctgtttgactgacatttgGCAGCAGCGGACGGTGATAAGAAAACAAGCTAATCAAGATTGACGGATGACAGGTCTGTCTGACAAAGGAGCCAAACGGCTGACAAGACGAGTCCAGTTTCTGTGAAACTGTACATTACGCTCTGATCTACGGGTTCACGTTCCTTCATTCCATTTTAATCAGAAGATTCCAGTAAACAAAAGATTACCACAAGAAGTTTTGATTCATGAACACTGAAAGCAAACAAGACCATCATCATGTTCACCTGTCTCCACACTGTTGATAGTATCTGCTGCAAACATAAAGAAGGTGACTTTCTTCCAGAACTAACGCAGCTGAAGCTTTCAGTGGCCAAAAAACccagaaacattttgttctaatttatcattttttagACAGAGGTAGAGTTGGAAGGAAGCAACAAAAGTGGTGAATTTTTATTAGAATTTATACTAGAAGAAGAATCTTTATTTGTTGTCTACAGTCACATACAATGTAGTGTTGTGTGCATTTAAACTAAGCAGTGAGACCGACTCCAGATGTGAGCCAGCAGTGCCTTCATCAAAGAGCACTGAGGGAAGAATTATGCCAATATGCATGTTCTGATGGTGTTAACTGGAGCACCTGAAGGAAACCAACACCAGCACggtgagaacatgcaaactccacacagaaaggccaaCACTCTTATTGTGTCCAAAATCAAACCTAAATCAAATTAccagaaaggagaagaaagctTTGCAAAGCTTGACATGTGACCTAAGTTAAAATGGTgactctcctcccccttcaGTGTATCAGCAAAGATGCAGGTCATGATGAAACCATTAGCCTGGCTAATGATCTTTTTGAGCAAACTAACTGTTGACCCCAGTTAGCCTTGCTCTGCTAATATCTCTTTTATTTAATCCTGCCGTCAAGTCATCATCACTATGAGAAGATTCAGCCATGTTCAGCCATGTTtagtttagcatgctaacatttaacAATTAATACcaaaaaagcacagctgaagctcataaaaatgaaacatttagtCCTAGCTCAAAAATTAGTGACAATCCATCCAATGCTCATTGAGATATTTCAGAAACATTTGAACTTCATGGTGGCACCAGAGAAAAAGTCCACAGTCAAAATCCTCCTTGGACCATCAACTTCAGAGGAATTCCTCCACTAATTGTTGAGACATATGAACCAACGTAGTGGACTGACTAAAACTCTCATCCCTACAGCCGTGCTGCTACCGTGGCTAACAATATACAAGTACTGGCGTCCAGAGTCGAGTCGGACAAGCGACTCACTGGGAAAATAAGAGGTCACGGTGTTTAAAGTCACCTGATGTGGCTGTGGAGCGATGAGGCTGACAGCCTGGCTGatgagtgacagcagagatgATGCCGGCTGCCACTCTGCTGTCCGCTGACTGGACGGTGGGCCGCAGTAACGTGGACACGAATGAAAGCTCTGTCTCTGCGCCATCACAGAACATCTTCCCAGTCACAGATTGTCCACAAGCAGCTCCAAACATGCAGGTCAGAGTGAGAGGAAAGCACCCAAAGAAGACAAATTACTGTATATTAGATTCATTCATTTCTGAGAACTGCACCTCTGTCAAAAGATCTTAGGAGTGGAACCGAacatattttagtatttttaattATCACGGGAAATACGCCACGGCCACACGTCACCATGTTTGTTGAAAACACGGGTCACAACAAGGACATCCATCAGTCCGCCAACCCGCATCAAATGTCAAGGCTTTCACTACCTCAGAGACAGCGGCTGTCCTCTGTGTGCAGAGTGAGTCACTTCGCGACGAACAAAATGTACTGGAATCAGCCCACAAAGCTGACAACAATCAGGTATTCTGGGATGCTTTCAGGTGACAACAGCGTCTTTCAAAGTATTTTATAAAGATGAGAGGATCTCAATGAGTTTTGGTGCAGTCCAGGTGTAACTCTCAGGGGCTTTTTTCAGCCCCAGCGTCCACCACTGGAGCCACCACAGCTGGACATCTGGGCGTACAACACACAGTGGCTTTAattattatcaaaaataaagagAGCTAAATAACATTGAAAATCATAAGTCACATGGGCTAGTCCAATGATCAAGGGCAGATTCATAGAAAATTCACCACATCTGAAGAGCAGAAGCAAATTAGCGCATATCTGAAGAAGGTTGTGGTGGGAACGTCCTGTGGAAATGGAAACTGATTGCAGCGAGGAGAAACAGGCAGACATCAAAGAATCTTTTCAACTCCGAATCGCTTTCAAACCCACGAGTCAAGTCATCAAAAGTTAGAACACCTCTGCTGGAAGAAATTAAAGATGGTCTGACCCCTCCCAAAAAAATGTTAGCGACAGACAAGCTGCTTTAAACCTCTCTGGCATTTACATGCaccaaatgtgaaaatcatGCACAAGCCCTTGATGCTCCGCAACCAACAAGTTAGAGCAAGTGAATCAAACTAAAGCTGGAGTTTTGTAAGTGTAAGTGAACATCCGTTAGAGTTAAGATGTGGCCAAGACAAGGTCGCACGACAACTGAAATCCGTCCTGCTCCTGTGGCGACTTTTCCTCTGCTGGTGCACATGTTTTACACCAACCAGCAAAGATGCAACCGTAGCTACGGCAAATACCAGCACAGTGGAGCCCATGGcggaaaaaccaaaaaagcagCGAAGAAAAGTTTGTGATAGTCGAGATGAAAGCGAAGCTCGGTGTTCAGAGACAGACCTGAGGTGAGCTCTCCTGGGGGCAGCCTAACCTGTAGGCATACGTCACAAACAGcatcaacagtgtttgtgtaattgctctcactgccagaagggaGAGGTTTAAACAGATAACGTTTTCCAAGAAAGAAGAACGGCGCCGGAGCCGGTGATTTGTGAACACAATAAGGAGAGGAAGTTAAATTAAACTGCTGCCGCACATGGTGACTACACTCTTGATTTGCAAAGGAGGTACTGAAATTACTCTGGGTTCAGAGGCGTCCACAtcctccacctgctctgctCAGGCTCAGCTCGCATCCCAGCCTGACcgatttctttcttcttctttttcaggaaTTAGTGTCGGGAGTCCTAATGCATCTGTGTGCTCAGTAAATCAGTGTTGGCGTCAGTGAATTTATCTTTTCTTCCTGATTTGATTTAGTGTTTTGTGCGCTCGTAGTCCTGGATCTAAATCTCACTAAATCTGGTGGACGAGttcaaacagaaacaatgaCCGAAAACACTACATCACTGTAACTGATGTCACAGATAGCGTAAGCTGTAAAAGGCATAAGGGAAATATGTTTTGTAGCTGAGATGTATCTAATGATTTGTTGCACCATTCTTCAACATTAAGCAaatgaaatttcatttcattttaattgtacGATTTTTCTTTGCGATGTTTACGGAATGGCTAGAAGAATGGTGATGTTGGTaggtccaccactttggtccacactgaaatacCTCAACATCTATTGGGTGGACtgaaatacagtacagaaaTGTCGAAGTCGAATGTCGAAGAACTGAGATGGATGTGAGGGGAGTTTTAAGGAATGTTTGCGCCACTTGCAGTGTTAGGGGAACAgaaagatggggaaaaaaaggatgcGAGTTCGGATCTGAAACCAGTTAGATATCGACACTCTGTGCATTCCTGAATTCTCAGAAAGCCAGCGTCGTTGCCCTTTGTGTTCTCGGCGAACACACAGAATTTATGTGTAGCCTGCTGAGTGCTCTTTTACCTTCTGCCAGTGAGAAGAATGGCTGTGACAAGGTGGCTGGCTCCAAAGAAAAGAATTCAAATCGAACCTCTTGAGCCCTGCTCGTCGGGCTTGTCCCGATGACAAAGGACCAAATGGCAGGCTTTGTCACATGCTGTCAGCATTGTCATCTTCTGCcatttattgatttctttttcaaagaTTTATTCAGTCTAGGAGTCAAAGATGCTAAGATAATAGCAGGCCTGAAATAATGCAGACAGACCGTGTACCTATTTTACAAGCTTTACTGCcatttcacaaacacataaaatggAATATATGTCCACCTCTGAGCTCACTGGGTGAAATATTTAATGTCTAAAAGATTTTTTGTGGTGTGGAGGGATTGTAATAAACAAGCTTAAAGTATTCCATGATTCTGCCCACCAAAACAGATGTTTAAGAGTCCCAGGATGGTGTCGATGCTGCTATTGAGGCTTTTAAAACTTCTGTTAAACGTTACATCACTCAGTCTACAGTGTAGTAAAGGAAACTGCATGTTCCTACCTGCCAAGCAAAGATTTAAATGTAACTCATCATAGTTCAATACTAGCACAAATATCGTAAATAAAAACTACATGGTGGGAAACCTTCTCAACTAATAATGTTGGAAACATCAGAAGGGTACAAAGTAATGAAACATGATTTAATCAAAGTGAGAAACATTTCTTCCTTTGAAGTGAAAACAGGATTTCCTGCCGAGTGAAGCAGTAAGATACAAACCCCCGCTGTAGTCAGTAATCTGAACATCTGACTTTACTGTAAAAAGCAGGAAGTGAAACTAAATATCTGTCC
Encoded here:
- the LOC124070716 gene encoding uncharacterized protein LOC124070716 produces the protein MKIRIFIAMDKSQEKGKQVGPSNRYVLCQMPPEWATLPVHKGCQSSTKRSSIAVYTKRRRNNILIYKGFICPSAPAKMPMSVLHPPPRSRTFGMKLAMLQEKLRAEAEAQEETSEPERIRVEVPAASGAPEEHPVEAVCKTPDGEETTIEPKQKIEGVEETDTDFLPLEEILDIEESASPVPPKGGTDDFWDCFEPREDMTIDMDSFCLNSDFFMQLLSPATPADSDGDDFSLENFLNLD